From the Silurus meridionalis isolate SWU-2019-XX chromosome 5, ASM1480568v1, whole genome shotgun sequence genome, one window contains:
- the mfge8b gene encoding milk fat globule EGF and factor V/VIII domain containing b isoform X2: MRTSPTFSLSVPLLAACFLVVLFSAVRGDFCKVNVCQNGGTCVTATEKNSFICICPEGFTGDTCNETETGPCHPNPCTNDGICEPQRGDVFGGYFCKCPKGFEGTHCENNVNDCAAQPCQNGGSCQDLDGDFYCKCSSPFVGKYCHLRCISLLGMEGGGIAESQITASSVYYGILGLQRWGPELARLNNKGLVNAWTSATHDKNPWIELNMQRIMRFTGIITQGASRVGTAEFIKHFKVAYSSDGHVYTMYRGNGLKKDVVFVGNVDNDSTKTNLFEPPIIAQYIRILPIVCRKACTLRMELVGCELSGCSEPLGFKSRLIGDHQLSSSSSFRTWGIEAFTWHPHYARLDKQGKTNAWTAATTSRSEWLQVDLISPKRITGIITQGAKDFGSVQFVSAYKVAYSNNGQNWTVVQDDKKHVDKIFPGNSDNNVHKKNVFDPPFYARFVRVLPWEWHERITLRMELLGCED; the protein is encoded by the exons GTGATTTCTGTAAGGTGAATGTGTGTCAGAATGGCGGGACATGTGTGACTGCAACAGAGAAGAATTCCTTTATCTGTATCTGCCCAGAAGGCTTTACAGGAGACACCTGCAATGAGACAGAGACTG GGCCTTGTCATCCTAACCCCTGCACAAATGATGGCATCTGTGAGCCTCAGAGAGGAGATGTCTTTGGGGGATATTTTTGCAAGTGTCCCAAAGGCTTTGAAGGCACCCACTGTGAAAACA ATGTGAACGACTGTGCTGCACAGCCATGCCAAAATGGGGGTTCATGTCAAGATCTCGATGGAGATTTTTACTGCAAATGCTCGTCCCCTTTTGTTGGGAAATACTGCCACTTGC GCTGTATCTCTCTGCTGGGGATGGAAGGGGGTGGCATTGCTGAGTCTCAGATCACTGCCTCCTCTGTGTATTACGGCATTTTGGGATTACAGCGATGGGGGCCTGAGCTGGCCCGTCTCAACAACAAAGGCCTGGTGAATGCATGGACATCGGCGACACACGACAAGAACCCTTGGATTGAG ctgAACATGCAGCGGATAATGCGTTTCACTGGTATCATCACTCAGGGTGCCAGTCGTGTTGGCACTGCTGAGTTcatcaaacattttaaagtgGCTTACAGTTCAGATGGACACGTGTACACCATGTACAGAGGGAATGGTCTGAAGAAGGACGTG GTTTTCGTGGGAAATGTGGACAACGACAGCACAAAAACCAATCTATTTGAGCCTCCCATCATTGCTCAGTACATCCGCATCTTGCCCATAGTGTGCCGCAAAGCCTGCACTCTGAGAATGGAGCTAGTGGGCTGCGAGCTTAGTG GTTGCTCAGAGCCACTCGGCTTCAAGTCACGGCTGATTGGTGACCATCAGCTCTCAAGCTCCAGCTCCTTCCGCACGTGGGGCATTGAGGCATTTACCTGGCATCCACACTACGCCCGTCTGGACAAGCAGGGCAAGACTAATGCCTGGACTGCAGCAACCACCAGCAGATCCGAGTGGCTACAG GTGGATCTCATTTCCCCCAAGCGGATCACAGGAATCATCACTCAGGGAGCCAAAGACTTTGGAAGTGTGCAGTTTGTTTCAGCTTACAAAGTGGCTTACAGTAATAACGGCCAAAACTGGACTGTGGTACAAGATGACAAAAAGCACGTTGACAAG ATCTTCCCTGGCAACAGTGATAACAATGTGCACAAAAAGAACGTGTTTGACCCGCCTTTCTACGCCCGATTTGTCCGCGTACTCCCATGGGAGTGGCATGAGCGCATCACGCTGCGAATGGAGCTGCTGGGCTGTGAGGATTaa
- the hapln3 gene encoding hyaluronan and proteoglycan link protein 3 produces the protein MHRAQHRLQSDVVWNSRGLVKMRMKRPLLLLMLLHLVHASQALRYSNSFYYQDLSPDGNANGEIYFSGVRLHVESPQALVSAVQGGNVTLPCVYRYEPEVSAPRRTRVKWFWQPSTGETKELHVMAAFGSRHRSYGDFRGRVRLRRSTPGDASLVINPLLSDDTGRYRCEIIDGLEDESITVELQFRGIVFPYFSPMGRYQFNFQEAKDACEQQGACLATFEQLLAAWEEENLDWCNAGWLADGTAQYPVSVPRDACGGTDLAPGVRSYGVRHKTLDHFDAFCFASLIKGEVYFLHQQHNLNFSEAVEKCVQDGAQIAKVGQLYAAWRFAGLDQCDAGWVADGSVRYPITNPRANCGPFEPGVRSFGFPPQHLKYGVYCHKVRW, from the exons ATGCACCGAGCACAGCATCGTCTTCAGTCG GATGTTGTTTGGAATAGCAGAGGTCtggtgaagatgaggatgaagcGCCCTCTGCTGCTGCTCATGCTGCTGCATCTTGTGCACGCGAGTCAGGCCCTGAGATACTCCAACAGTTTCTACTATCAGGACTTGTCACCTGATGGCAACGCAAATGGAGAGA TATACTTCAGTGGTGTGCGTCTTCACGTGGAATCTCCACAGGCGTTGGTGTCTGCTGTACAAGGAGGCAACGTGACCCTTCCATGTGTATACCGCTACGAGCCGGAGGTCAGTGCTCCTCGCAGGACAAGGGTGAAGTGGTTCTGGCAGCCTAGCACAGGTGAAACCAAAGAGCTGCACGTCATGGCAGCTTTTGGCTCCCGTCACAGGAGTTACGGCGACTTCCGGGGTCGTGTGCGCCTACGCCGGAGCACTCCAGGTGACGCGTCTCTGGTCATCAACCCACTTCTGAGTGACGACACTGGGCGCTATCGCTGTGAGATTATAGACGGCTTGGAGGATGAGAGCATCACAGTGGAGCTTCAGTTTCGGG GTATAGTGTTCCCATATTTCTCTCCTATGGGTCGCTACCAGTTTAACTTCCAGGAAGCTAAAGATGCATGTGAGCAGCAGGGTGCTTGCCTCGCCACCTTCGAACAGCTGCTTGCAGCCTGGGAGGAAGAAAATCTTGACTGGTGCAACGCTGGTTGGCTGGCTGATGGGACAGCACAGTACCCTGTATCAGTGCCTCGAGATGCCTGTGGTGGTACAGACCTGGCACCGGGTGTCAGAAGCTATGGTGTACGCCACAAAACTCTCGACCACTTTGATGCCTTCTGTTTCGCTTCTTTGATCAAAG GTGAGGTTTACTTCCTGCATCAACAGCATAACTTGAACTTCTCTGAGGCAGTGGAGAAGTGTGTGCAGGATGGTGCTCAGATTGCTAAAGTGGGTCAGCTGTATGCAGCTTGGAGGTTTGCAGGGTTGGATCAGTGTGATGCTGGGTGGGTGGCTGATGGAAGTGTGCGTTACCCAATTACCAACCCCAGAGCGAACTGTGGCCCATTCGAACCTGGAGTGCGGAGCTTCGGCTTTCCTCCCCAGCATTTAAAATATGGAGTTTACTGTCACAAAGTCAGATGGTAA
- the mfge8b gene encoding milk fat globule EGF and factor V/VIII domain containing b isoform X1 has translation MRTSPTFSLSVPLLAACFLVVLFSAVRGDFCKVNVCQNGGTCVTATEKNSFICICPEGFTGDTCNETETGPCHPNPCTNDGICEPQRGDVFGGYFCKCPKGFEGTHCENNVNDCAAQPCQNGGSCQDLDGDFYCKCSSPFVGKYCHLRCISLLGMEGGGIAESQITASSVYYGILGLQRWGPELARLNNKGLVNAWTSATHDKNPWIELNMQRIMRFTGIITQGASRVGTAEFIKHFKVAYSSDGHVYTMYRGNGLKKDVQVFVGNVDNDSTKTNLFEPPIIAQYIRILPIVCRKACTLRMELVGCELSGCSEPLGFKSRLIGDHQLSSSSSFRTWGIEAFTWHPHYARLDKQGKTNAWTAATTSRSEWLQVDLISPKRITGIITQGAKDFGSVQFVSAYKVAYSNNGQNWTVVQDDKKHVDKIFPGNSDNNVHKKNVFDPPFYARFVRVLPWEWHERITLRMELLGCED, from the exons GTGATTTCTGTAAGGTGAATGTGTGTCAGAATGGCGGGACATGTGTGACTGCAACAGAGAAGAATTCCTTTATCTGTATCTGCCCAGAAGGCTTTACAGGAGACACCTGCAATGAGACAGAGACTG GGCCTTGTCATCCTAACCCCTGCACAAATGATGGCATCTGTGAGCCTCAGAGAGGAGATGTCTTTGGGGGATATTTTTGCAAGTGTCCCAAAGGCTTTGAAGGCACCCACTGTGAAAACA ATGTGAACGACTGTGCTGCACAGCCATGCCAAAATGGGGGTTCATGTCAAGATCTCGATGGAGATTTTTACTGCAAATGCTCGTCCCCTTTTGTTGGGAAATACTGCCACTTGC GCTGTATCTCTCTGCTGGGGATGGAAGGGGGTGGCATTGCTGAGTCTCAGATCACTGCCTCCTCTGTGTATTACGGCATTTTGGGATTACAGCGATGGGGGCCTGAGCTGGCCCGTCTCAACAACAAAGGCCTGGTGAATGCATGGACATCGGCGACACACGACAAGAACCCTTGGATTGAG ctgAACATGCAGCGGATAATGCGTTTCACTGGTATCATCACTCAGGGTGCCAGTCGTGTTGGCACTGCTGAGTTcatcaaacattttaaagtgGCTTACAGTTCAGATGGACACGTGTACACCATGTACAGAGGGAATGGTCTGAAGAAGGACGTG CAGGTTTTCGTGGGAAATGTGGACAACGACAGCACAAAAACCAATCTATTTGAGCCTCCCATCATTGCTCAGTACATCCGCATCTTGCCCATAGTGTGCCGCAAAGCCTGCACTCTGAGAATGGAGCTAGTGGGCTGCGAGCTTAGTG GTTGCTCAGAGCCACTCGGCTTCAAGTCACGGCTGATTGGTGACCATCAGCTCTCAAGCTCCAGCTCCTTCCGCACGTGGGGCATTGAGGCATTTACCTGGCATCCACACTACGCCCGTCTGGACAAGCAGGGCAAGACTAATGCCTGGACTGCAGCAACCACCAGCAGATCCGAGTGGCTACAG GTGGATCTCATTTCCCCCAAGCGGATCACAGGAATCATCACTCAGGGAGCCAAAGACTTTGGAAGTGTGCAGTTTGTTTCAGCTTACAAAGTGGCTTACAGTAATAACGGCCAAAACTGGACTGTGGTACAAGATGACAAAAAGCACGTTGACAAG ATCTTCCCTGGCAACAGTGATAACAATGTGCACAAAAAGAACGTGTTTGACCCGCCTTTCTACGCCCGATTTGTCCGCGTACTCCCATGGGAGTGGCATGAGCGCATCACGCTGCGAATGGAGCTGCTGGGCTGTGAGGATTaa